In a single window of the Gossypium hirsutum isolate 1008001.06 chromosome D02, Gossypium_hirsutum_v2.1, whole genome shotgun sequence genome:
- the LOC107909635 gene encoding U4/U6 small nuclear ribonucleoprotein Prp31 homolog: MATLADSFLADLDELSDNEADVLEEENNDVANMEEDIDGDLADIETLNYDDLDSVSKLQKSQRYIDIMQKVEDALEKGSDISNQGLVLEDDPEYQLIVDCNGLSVDIENEIVIIHNFIRDKYRLKFPELESLVHHPIDYARVVKKIGNEMDLTLVDLEGLLPSAIIMVVSVTASTTSGKPLPEDVLQKTIDACDRALALDTAKKNVLDFVESRMGYIAPNLSTIVGSAVAAKLMGTAGGLSALAKMPACNVQLLGAKKKTLAGFSTATSQFRVGYIEQTEIFQTTPPALRSRACRLLASKATLAARIDSTRGDPLGNAGKTLKEEIHKKIEKWQEPPPAKQPKPLPVPDSEPKKKRGGRRLRKMKERYAITDMRKLANRMQFGVPEESSLGDGLGEGYGMLGQAGSGKLRVSIGQSKLAAKVAKKFKEKNYGSSGATSGLTSSLAFTPVQGIELTNPQAHAHQLGSGTQSTYFSETGTFSKIKRT, translated from the exons ATG GCAACTTTAGCTGATTCATTCCTTGCGGACCTTGATGAATTATCAGACAACGAAGCCGATGTTCTG GAGGAAGAAAATAATGATGTTGCAAacatggaagaagatattgaTGGTGACCTCGCGGATATCGAAACGCTTAACTACGATGATCTGGACAGTGTTTCCAAATTGCAAAAAAGTCAGAGATACATTGATATAATGCAGAAAGTGGAAGATGCGCTCGAGAAGGGTTCTGATATATCAAATCAGGGCTTGGTACTGGAAGATGATCCTGAGTATCAGCTGATTGTGGACTGTAATGGACTATCAGTTGATATCGAGAATGAGATTGTTATTATCCATAATTTTATACGTGATAAGTACCGATTGAAGTTTCCTGAGCTTGAATCGCTTGTACATCATCCAATTGATTATGCTCGTGTGGTGAAAAAGATTGGCAATGAGATGGATTTAACCCTTGTGGATTTGGAAGGGCTTTTGCCTTCAGCTATCATTATGGTTGTTTCAGTTACAGCATCAACTACCAGTGGCAAGCCACTTCCTGAAGATGTTCTCCAGAAAACTATTGATGCGTGTGATCGTGCTCTGGCTCTGGATACTGCAAAGAAGAATGTTCTTGATTTTGTAGAAAGTAGAATGGGATATATTGCACCAAATCTTTCTACTATTGTTGGAAGTGCTGTTGCTGCTAAACTTATGGGTACTGCTGGTGGCCTTTCCGCATTAGCTAAGATGCCTGCTTGTAATGTTCAGCTGCTTGGTGCGAAGAAGAAGACCCTTGCAGGGTTTTCCACTGCAACGTCACAGTTTCGTGTTGGGTATATTGAACAGACAGAGATTTTTCAAACTACACCCCCTGCTTTGAGGAGTCGTGCTTGTCGTCTCTTGGCTTCTAAAGCAACTCTTGCAGCACGTATAGACTCCACTAGAGGGGATCCTTTGGGGAATGCTGGAAAAACCTTAAAGGAAGAAATTcataagaaaattgaaaaatggCAAGAACCACCTCCTGCAAAGCAGCCTAAACCACTTCCTGTTCCTGATTCTGAACCTAAGAAAAAGAGGGGTGGTCGTCGCTTAAGGAAGATGAAAGAAAG GTATGCTATAACAGACATGAGGAAGCTAGCGAACAGGATGCAATTTGGAGTACCTGAGGAAAGCTCTTTAG GTGATGGACTAGGTGAAGGTTATGGAATGCTTGGTCAGGCTGGGAGTGGCAAACTGCGTGTTTCAATTGGTCAGAGCAAACTTGCAGCCAAAGTTGCTAAGAA GTTCAAGGAAAAGAATTACGGAAGCAGTGGTGCCACCTCTGGGCTGACTTCAAGTTTGGCATTCACACCTGTGCAG GGGATTGAGCTCACAAATCCTCAAGCTCATGCACATCAGCTTGGCAGTGGAACTCAAAGTACTTACTTCTCAGAGACGGGAACATTTTCAAAGATCAAGAGGACATAG